Proteins encoded by one window of Maniola hyperantus chromosome 10, iAphHyp1.2, whole genome shotgun sequence:
- the LOC117986170 gene encoding probable 2-oxoadipate dehydrogenase complex component E1 homolog isoform X2 has product MIGFSKVRVRQVIRWKEYLKYHSGVGVFGHRPRESIEFDVPEEVLSARYENCRAQQLVNAYRTYGHLRANIDNVDYRKETRSIKELDLSRYGLSGDDVVDSGLLYGHNGKQTAYNLREKLEGIYCGPISYEFSYLETEAEREWFAQRVESGMDMIDGERRIEILKELLHSQAWDKFLSIKYPTVKRYCGEGAESLLTFFSTLFRLTTSELRHVVIAMAHRGKLNVLSGLLHCPPVKIFHKFNGNPEFPAEANSACDIATHLSASSDISMNGNTVRFSLINNPSHLEAANPVSMGKTRSKQLKLMEGDYSGEETSRFGDKVLNVQIHGDAAFTGQGVNQETLMLSQVPHFEVGGSLHVVVNNQVGFTLPSNRGRSSCYVTDLAKSIAVPVIHVNGDHPELVVKATNIAFEYQRKFRKDLFVDYNCYRRWGHNELDDPTFTNPLLYKLIHNRKSIPDSYADKLISESLITEKDLENVNTEYTKFLQEQFEAASTYTPQVTYYQEQWSGMSAAPAAVEVWDTGVDKEMLKLIGRASVTTPSDFVIHAHLAKTHVKNRLNKINEEKDIDWATAEAMAIGSLLMEGRHVRLSGEDVGRGTFSHRHVMLIDQEKETIHVPLNHIHEEQKGFLEVANSILSEEAVLGYEYGMAFDCPDNLYIWEAQFGDFYSGAQIIVDTFIASGESKWVRSNGLVMLLPHGFDGAASEHSSCRMERFLQLTDSSETKPDSEAVCMHVANPTTPAQYFHLLRRQMVRNYRKPLVVVAPKILLRLADATSPLPDFAPGTHFKPVIGDSVADPLRVNRVILVCGKHYYELHKERLKAKIDDVAILRVEALSPFPLQALQQEVGKYKNARKFIWSQEEHRNMGAWTFVKPRFENLLGKTLLYAGRAEAPTTAVGASKLHRIEVEHILREPLYNIK; this is encoded by the exons ATGATAGGTTTCAGTAAAGTGCGAGTGAGACAGGTTATAAGATGGAAGGAATATTTGAAGTACCATTCAGGAGTAGGAGTGTTCGGGCATCGACCGCGGGAGTCAATTGAATTTG ATGTACCAGAAGAAGTGTTGTCGGCCCGTTACGAGAACTGCCGGGCGCAGCAGCTAGTCAACGCGTATCGCACTTACGGCCACCTGCGAGCTAACATTGATAACGTTGACTATAGAAAGGAGACCAG AAGCATCAAGGAGCTCGATTTATCAAGATACGGGCTATCGGGTGATGACGTCGTGGACTCGGGTCTATTGTACGGCCACAATGGAAAACAGACTGCGTACAATCTGCGCGAGAAATTAGAGGGAATTTATTGCGGGCCGATTTCCTACGAATTCTCTTACTTAGAG ACAGAAGCAGAAAGAGAATGGTTCGCGCAGCGCGTAGAAAGTGGCATGGACATGATAGACGGAGAGAGAAGAATAGAAATACTAAAAGAACTGTTACATTCCCAAGCGTGGGACAAGTTCCTATCAATCAAATACCCAACGGTGAAGAGATACTGCGGGGAAGGCGCTGAATCTCTTCTAACTTTCTTTTCTACTTTGTTCAGGCTAACTACCTCAG AGTTAAGACACGTGGTGATAGCAATGGCACACAGAGGCAAGTTGAATGTGTTGAGTGGCCTGCTGCATTGTCCACCGGTGAAGATATTCCACAAGTTTAATGGCAATCCGGAGTTTCCTGCTGAAGCTAATTCTGCCTGTGATATTGCCACACATTTAA GTGCATCCAGCGATATCAGTATGAACGGCAACACAGTCAGATTCTCCCTTATAAACAACCCATCTCATTTAGAG GCTGCAAATCCAGTGTCGATGGGGAAAACTAGATCCAAGCAATTAAAGCTAATGGAGGGTGATTATTCAGGCGAAGAAACATCGAGGTTCGGCGACAAAGTTTTAAATGTTCAG ATTCATGGCGACGCAGCTTTCACAGGACAAGGGGTAAACCAAGAAACGTTAATGCTTTCACAAGTCCCTCATTTTGAAGTTGGGGGATCTTTACACGTAGTGGTTAATAACCaa GTAGGCTTTACATTACCGTCGAACAGGGGCCGTTCCAGTTGTTATGTTACAGACTTAGCCAAATCAATAGCTGTTCCTGTTATACATGTAAATGGTGACCACCCAGAG CTAGTCGTTAAAGCGACGAACATAGCATTTGAGTATCAAAGAAAATTCCGTAAGGATCTGTTCGTAGACTACAACTGCTATCGCCGATGGGGACACAATGAGCTCGATGACCCAACGTTTACAAATCCCTTGCTTTATAAGCTAATACATAATAGAAA aTCCATTCCGGATTCCTACGCGGACAAACTTATCTCAGAATCATTAATCACTGAAAAagatttagaaaatgtaaacaCAGAATATACAAAATTCCTACAAGAACAATTTGAAGCGGCTAGTACTTACACACCACAA GTGACGTATTACCAAGAACAATGGTCAGGAATGTCCGCTGCGCCGGCTGCGGTCGAAGTATGGGACACTGGCGTTGATAAAGAAATGCTAAAACTTATTGGCCGTGCTTCTGTGACCACGCCAAGTGATTTT GTTATTCACGCTCATCTAGCAAAGACTCATGTCAAAAACcgtttaaacaaaataaatgagGAAAAAGATATTGATTGGGCAACCGCAGAAGCTATGGCAATCG GTTCCCTTCTTATGGAAGGTCGTCACGTAAGATTGAGCGGAGAGGATGTCGGTCGCGGGACTTTCTCTCACAGACACGTGATGCTCATAGATCAGGAAAAGGAGACCATACATGTTCCGCTCAATCACATTCATGAAGAGCAGAAGGGATTTTTAGAG gtgGCGAATTCAATTCTATCAGAAGAAGCAGTATTAGGATACGAATATGGCATGGCGTTTGATTGTCCAGATAACTTGTACATTTGGGAGGCGCAGTTCGGAGACTTTTACTCTGGGGCTCAAATTATAGTGGATACTTTCATAGCTTCGGGGGAAA GCAAATGGGTACGCAGCAACGGTCTGGTAATGTTGCTCCCTCACGGATTCGACGGTGCAGCGTCAGAACACTCCTCGTGCAGAATGGAACGGTTCCTCCAACTGACTGACAGTTCCGAGACCAAACCTGACTCTGAAGCAGTGTGCATGCATGTAGCGAATCCAACGACTCCTGCGCAATACTTCCATTTGTTAAGGAGGCAG ATGGTTCGCAACTACCGGAAGCCTTTGGTCGTTGTAGCTCCGAAAATATTGCTACGATTAGCCGACGCTACATCGCCGCTGCCTGACTTTGCACCTGGGACACACTTCAAGCCGGTTATCG GTGACTCTGTAGCAGATCCACTGAGGGTCAACCGAGTGATATTGGTCTGCGGGAAACATTACTATGAGCTGCACAAGGAAAGGTTAAAAGCCAAGATAGACGACGTCGCCATTCTGAGAGTCGAGGCCCTCAGTCCGTTCCCGCTGCAGGCTTTACAACAGGAAGTTGGGAAATATAAAAATGCTAGGA AATTCATATGGAGTCAAGAAGAACATCGAAACATGGGAGCCTGGACATTTGTTAAGCCTCGCTTCGAGAACCTTCTGGGCAAGACG
- the LOC117986170 gene encoding probable 2-oxoadipate dehydrogenase complex component E1 homolog isoform X1, giving the protein MIGFSKVRVRQVIRWKEYLKYHSGVGVFGHRPRESIEFDVPEEVLSARYENCRAQQLVNAYRTYGHLRANIDNVDYRKETRSIKELDLSRYGLSGDDVVDSGLLYGHNGKQTAYNLREKLEGIYCGPISYEFSYLETEAEREWFAQRVESGMDMIDGERRIEILKELLHSQAWDKFLSIKYPTVKRYCGEGAESLLTFFSTLFRLTTSEELRHVVIAMAHRGKLNVLSGLLHCPPVKIFHKFNGNPEFPAEANSACDIATHLSASSDISMNGNTVRFSLINNPSHLEAANPVSMGKTRSKQLKLMEGDYSGEETSRFGDKVLNVQIHGDAAFTGQGVNQETLMLSQVPHFEVGGSLHVVVNNQVGFTLPSNRGRSSCYVTDLAKSIAVPVIHVNGDHPELVVKATNIAFEYQRKFRKDLFVDYNCYRRWGHNELDDPTFTNPLLYKLIHNRKSIPDSYADKLISESLITEKDLENVNTEYTKFLQEQFEAASTYTPQVTYYQEQWSGMSAAPAAVEVWDTGVDKEMLKLIGRASVTTPSDFVIHAHLAKTHVKNRLNKINEEKDIDWATAEAMAIGSLLMEGRHVRLSGEDVGRGTFSHRHVMLIDQEKETIHVPLNHIHEEQKGFLEVANSILSEEAVLGYEYGMAFDCPDNLYIWEAQFGDFYSGAQIIVDTFIASGESKWVRSNGLVMLLPHGFDGAASEHSSCRMERFLQLTDSSETKPDSEAVCMHVANPTTPAQYFHLLRRQMVRNYRKPLVVVAPKILLRLADATSPLPDFAPGTHFKPVIGDSVADPLRVNRVILVCGKHYYELHKERLKAKIDDVAILRVEALSPFPLQALQQEVGKYKNARKFIWSQEEHRNMGAWTFVKPRFENLLGKTLLYAGRAEAPTTAVGASKLHRIEVEHILREPLYNIK; this is encoded by the exons ATGATAGGTTTCAGTAAAGTGCGAGTGAGACAGGTTATAAGATGGAAGGAATATTTGAAGTACCATTCAGGAGTAGGAGTGTTCGGGCATCGACCGCGGGAGTCAATTGAATTTG ATGTACCAGAAGAAGTGTTGTCGGCCCGTTACGAGAACTGCCGGGCGCAGCAGCTAGTCAACGCGTATCGCACTTACGGCCACCTGCGAGCTAACATTGATAACGTTGACTATAGAAAGGAGACCAG AAGCATCAAGGAGCTCGATTTATCAAGATACGGGCTATCGGGTGATGACGTCGTGGACTCGGGTCTATTGTACGGCCACAATGGAAAACAGACTGCGTACAATCTGCGCGAGAAATTAGAGGGAATTTATTGCGGGCCGATTTCCTACGAATTCTCTTACTTAGAG ACAGAAGCAGAAAGAGAATGGTTCGCGCAGCGCGTAGAAAGTGGCATGGACATGATAGACGGAGAGAGAAGAATAGAAATACTAAAAGAACTGTTACATTCCCAAGCGTGGGACAAGTTCCTATCAATCAAATACCCAACGGTGAAGAGATACTGCGGGGAAGGCGCTGAATCTCTTCTAACTTTCTTTTCTACTTTGTTCAGGCTAACTACCTCAG AAGAGTTAAGACACGTGGTGATAGCAATGGCACACAGAGGCAAGTTGAATGTGTTGAGTGGCCTGCTGCATTGTCCACCGGTGAAGATATTCCACAAGTTTAATGGCAATCCGGAGTTTCCTGCTGAAGCTAATTCTGCCTGTGATATTGCCACACATTTAA GTGCATCCAGCGATATCAGTATGAACGGCAACACAGTCAGATTCTCCCTTATAAACAACCCATCTCATTTAGAG GCTGCAAATCCAGTGTCGATGGGGAAAACTAGATCCAAGCAATTAAAGCTAATGGAGGGTGATTATTCAGGCGAAGAAACATCGAGGTTCGGCGACAAAGTTTTAAATGTTCAG ATTCATGGCGACGCAGCTTTCACAGGACAAGGGGTAAACCAAGAAACGTTAATGCTTTCACAAGTCCCTCATTTTGAAGTTGGGGGATCTTTACACGTAGTGGTTAATAACCaa GTAGGCTTTACATTACCGTCGAACAGGGGCCGTTCCAGTTGTTATGTTACAGACTTAGCCAAATCAATAGCTGTTCCTGTTATACATGTAAATGGTGACCACCCAGAG CTAGTCGTTAAAGCGACGAACATAGCATTTGAGTATCAAAGAAAATTCCGTAAGGATCTGTTCGTAGACTACAACTGCTATCGCCGATGGGGACACAATGAGCTCGATGACCCAACGTTTACAAATCCCTTGCTTTATAAGCTAATACATAATAGAAA aTCCATTCCGGATTCCTACGCGGACAAACTTATCTCAGAATCATTAATCACTGAAAAagatttagaaaatgtaaacaCAGAATATACAAAATTCCTACAAGAACAATTTGAAGCGGCTAGTACTTACACACCACAA GTGACGTATTACCAAGAACAATGGTCAGGAATGTCCGCTGCGCCGGCTGCGGTCGAAGTATGGGACACTGGCGTTGATAAAGAAATGCTAAAACTTATTGGCCGTGCTTCTGTGACCACGCCAAGTGATTTT GTTATTCACGCTCATCTAGCAAAGACTCATGTCAAAAACcgtttaaacaaaataaatgagGAAAAAGATATTGATTGGGCAACCGCAGAAGCTATGGCAATCG GTTCCCTTCTTATGGAAGGTCGTCACGTAAGATTGAGCGGAGAGGATGTCGGTCGCGGGACTTTCTCTCACAGACACGTGATGCTCATAGATCAGGAAAAGGAGACCATACATGTTCCGCTCAATCACATTCATGAAGAGCAGAAGGGATTTTTAGAG gtgGCGAATTCAATTCTATCAGAAGAAGCAGTATTAGGATACGAATATGGCATGGCGTTTGATTGTCCAGATAACTTGTACATTTGGGAGGCGCAGTTCGGAGACTTTTACTCTGGGGCTCAAATTATAGTGGATACTTTCATAGCTTCGGGGGAAA GCAAATGGGTACGCAGCAACGGTCTGGTAATGTTGCTCCCTCACGGATTCGACGGTGCAGCGTCAGAACACTCCTCGTGCAGAATGGAACGGTTCCTCCAACTGACTGACAGTTCCGAGACCAAACCTGACTCTGAAGCAGTGTGCATGCATGTAGCGAATCCAACGACTCCTGCGCAATACTTCCATTTGTTAAGGAGGCAG ATGGTTCGCAACTACCGGAAGCCTTTGGTCGTTGTAGCTCCGAAAATATTGCTACGATTAGCCGACGCTACATCGCCGCTGCCTGACTTTGCACCTGGGACACACTTCAAGCCGGTTATCG GTGACTCTGTAGCAGATCCACTGAGGGTCAACCGAGTGATATTGGTCTGCGGGAAACATTACTATGAGCTGCACAAGGAAAGGTTAAAAGCCAAGATAGACGACGTCGCCATTCTGAGAGTCGAGGCCCTCAGTCCGTTCCCGCTGCAGGCTTTACAACAGGAAGTTGGGAAATATAAAAATGCTAGGA AATTCATATGGAGTCAAGAAGAACATCGAAACATGGGAGCCTGGACATTTGTTAAGCCTCGCTTCGAGAACCTTCTGGGCAAGACG